The genomic interval AGGACGCCGAAGTTCCAGAAATAATTGAGGTTGCGCGGGACCGGATAGCCGGGTCCGGTCGCATTGTAGACGAGGCGCGGGATCGGCAGCTTCTCGTCCATCCACTTCATCAGCGGATGCTGCGGCTCATAGGGTTTGGCCCAGGGAAAGCTCATCTTATCTCGCTCCTCAGCCGATCGTCACGACGGTGTCGCTGGTGAATTCATAGGGCGGCACGACCAGATTGGTCGGCGCCGGACCTTTACGGATGCGCGCTGCGGTGTCGTAATGCGACCCGTGGCACGGGCAGAAATAACCGCCGAAGTCGCCGCGATTCTCGCCCTCCGCGGCGCCGAGCGGCACGCAGCCGAGGTGGGTGCAGACGCCGAGCGTGATCAGCCAGTTTTCCTTGCCGGGCTTGGTGCGCTCGTCGATCGTCTGCGGATCGCGCAGGTCCGAAAGCGGCACCTTCTTCGCCTCGGCGATTTCGGCGGGGGTCAGGTTGCGGACGAACACCGGCTGCTTGCGCCAGCTCGTCTTGATCGCCTGCCCGGCTTGGATCGCCGAAATGTCGATTTCGGTCGACGACAGCGCGAGCACGTCCCCCGACGGATTCATCTGGTTCACGAGCGGCAGCACCACCGCGACCGCACCGACACCAGCGAAACTCACCGCCGCAATATTGATGAAATCCCGGCGGCGTACGCCATCTTCGATACCGGCGTTGAGTTCAGTTTCACTGGCCATTCGACTGCCCTTGCATGGGTGAACTACAATAGTTCTCGAAGTTATGGCCGCCCCTGTTGCACGCGCACGAAAGCGCACAACCCGGCGGCCCCTCCGGGAATTGCGGGCCTGATAGCCGCACAGTCCGGGCTTGCCAACAGGCAATTTCCGCTTGCGTCACCCGGCCGCCCCGTCGCGGCCAAGCCTCTCGATTCGCGGCACCTTCGGCATTATGGCGGCGCGATGGAAATCGCCCTGTTTCAACCCGACATCGCCGGGAATGTCGGCACGATCCTGCGCACCGCCGCCTGTTTCGGCGCGCCGGCGCACATCATCGAGCCCTGCGGTTTTCCGTTCGGCGACGCTGCGCTCAAGCGCGCGGGAATGGATTATGCCGTGCGCGCCAATGTCCGGCGGCATCCGGGCTGGGACGCCTTTCGCCAATGGGCGCAAATCGGCGGACAGCGCATCGTGCTGCTGACCACCGCGGGCGCGACGCCGCTGCCCGATTTCGCGTTCGGCGCGGGCGACGTCCTGCTGTTCGGCTCGGAGAGCGCGGGCGTTCCGCGCCATGTCCACGACGCGGCCGCCGCGCGGGTCGCGATTCCGATGCAGCCCGGCTTTCGGTCCTTGAATGTCGCGGTCGCGGCTGGCATCGCGCTCGCCGAGGCGCTCCGGCAGACGAAAGGCTTTCCCGCATGATCACGCTCGACCCGCAGCAACAGAATGCGCGCGACTGGTTCGAATCGCTCCGCGACCGGATCTGCGCCGAATTCGAGGCGATCGAGGCCGAGGCGGGAAGCGACGCGCGCTTTTCCTATACGCCGTGGGATCGCGAGGCCGAGGGGCTGGCCCCCGGCCAAGGCGGCGGCGGCGTGCGCGGGGTGATGACGGGCCAGGTCTTCGAAAAGGTCGGCGTCAACGTCTCGACCGTCGGCGGGCAGTTCGCGCCCGATTTCGCCGCCTCGATCCACGGCGCGGCCGAGGACCCGAGCTTCTTCGCCACCGGGATCAGCCTCGTCGCCCATATGGCGAACCCGCATGTCCCCGCGGTGCATATGAACACGCGCTTCCTCGCGACGACCAAGCGCTGGTTCGGCGGCGGCGCAGACCTCAACCCGCCGATTCCGTACCAGGAGGACACCGACGCCTTTCACGCGCGGCTGCGCGCCGCCTGCGCGCCCTTCGGCCCCGACGTCTACGAACGCTATGCCAAATGGGCCGAGGATTATTTCTATATCCCCCACCGCGGCGTCCACCGCGGCGTCGGCGGCATCTTCTACGACCATCTCGAATGCGGCGACGACGCCGAATATGACCGCAATTTCCAGCTGACGCAGGCGGTCGGCGAGGCCTTCCTCGACATCTTTCCGCAGATCGTGCGCCGCCGCATGGGCCTGCCCTTCACCGAGGCGGAGCGCGACGCGCAGCTCATTTGGCGCGGCCGCTACGCCGAATTCAACCTCGTCTATGATCGCGGCACCCTGTTCGGGCTCAAAACCGGCGGCAATATCGACGCGATCCTGATGAGCCTGCCCCCGCTCGCGAAATGGGCCTGACGCGAAAAGGGCGCCCCGTTTCCGGAGCGCCCTTTCGCTGAGTCCTTATGGACGATCAGGCGAAGACGTCGCCCGACGCGCGCGGCGCGATGGCGCGATAGATGCCGACCGGCATCGAGAAGGAGATCATGATGATCGGCAGATAGACGAGCGCCGCCATCACGATCATCGACAGCATCGCCCCGACGGCCGATCCGCCCGCGACCGCGCCGAGAATGCCGCCGACGATCATCCCGGCGACGATCACATAGACCAGCAGGCCGATCGTGAAGAGCAGATAGAAGCCGACGATCACCCATTGCGACGGACCGGTCAGCCGCCACGATTCGCCCAACCCCGTGACCGGATTGCGCGTCAGCCGCTCGGCCATCACCGGACCGGCGACCATGAAGCGCCCCTGCACCCACAGCATGAAGACGATCACCGCCACATAGAGGATGATCATCAGAAGGATCGCCCCGCCGCCGATCGCTCCGGCACCGCCCGATTCGAGCGCCGCGGGGGACAAGCCCCCCATGCCGCCGAGCGCCGCTCCGAAGATCAGCGTCAGGATGAACATCACGATGAAAACGACGATATAGGCGGCGATGATGATCACCATCATGCCAAAGGCGAGCGCCGGGCCGGCCTGGAACGCCCAGGCGAAATTGGGCGCCTCGCCGGGGTGCATGCCGCCCCGCCAGATCAGCATCGATATGCCATAGAAGATCACCGCGGCGACCAGCGCGAACAGCATGATCTTGCCGAAAGCGCCCATGATCAGCGACGGGTCGTTCGGCGCCATCGCCATCGCCGAAAAGGTCGATCCGAGGACCAGATAGCCGAGCAATCCGACGAGGATCAGCGCCCCGCCGACCCACATCAGCATCTGCATCCAATTGGCCTTAAGAAACGCGAAGGTTTCGGAAAAAGCCGCTCCGATACTCATTTTCGTCATGTCACTTCCCCTGCTTCCAACTCTCACTTCATTGCAGTCGACCCCAATGCTGGTTTTATTTTACTGGAACACTTCGCCCGCGGTGCGCACGGCGAGTTGGCGATAAATCGAAGCGATGACCGCGGTGTTGAGCAATCCGAATGCCGCGGAGACCGCCGAGTTGATCGCGCTTCCAATGACATAGCCGAATGAGCCATGCGGACCGAGAATGCCGGTCACCGCGCCGATGATTATCGTAATGACAAGCATCGCGATAACAAACAGCACCACGAACAAGGCTATGCGCCACCCATTCCCCCGCGTGAGTTGCCAACTGCCCGCCAGGGCAGCGAACGGATTCTTCAGATTGCGATCGGTCAGCAGGGGATAGACCGCGGCAAAGCGCCCGATCAGGTAAATCGCCGGGATGATCAACAGCGCGGCGATCCCGAACAGAACGCTTTGCACAAGGAACAACAGAATCATGGTGGGGATCATGGCGAATGTGAAGCCGAGGGCTTCGCCGACGCTCGTTCCCGCCCGGGCGAGCCACAAACGCAGGATCGCGATCGATCCGAGCGTCGAGGCGACCATGACCATCGCGAGCCAAGGCAATTGCTGGCGCAACTGTTCCCAGAACAATGCGCTAATTTGCTCGGGGGTGGCGTTGCCGGGCGGCGCCAGCGGTGCTGGCCCCAAAAGCGCGGCGGCTATTCCGGGCAAGAAAAAGAAGAGACCCGCGAGAACGCTGGTCAGAGGCAGATGCGCACGCACCAGCGTCATCGCATCGTCCCACGCCGCGCCCATATCGAATTTTACCATTGATACCCCGTCATTTTCTGGTTCCCCGTTGCGGGCGAAGGTGACGATCTTCGGCGCATCTGTCCAGCCCTGTCGCTCCGGCGCGCCGGGGGGCCTTGCGCCCGGGGCCGCGGCGGGCCAGATAGCCGGCATCATGCCTCCCCTTTCCCCGCCCGAATGGACGATCAGCCCCGGCCTCACCGCCTATGACGCGGCGCTCGCCGACATGGAGACGCGCGCCGCGGCGATCCACACCGGAGGCGCCGGCGAACGCATCTGGCTGCTCGAACATCCGCCGCTCTATACCGCGGGGACGAGCGCCGACCCCGCCGAGCTGCTCGACCCGCAATTCCCGGTTTACGATGCGGGACGCGGCGGACGCTACACCTATCACGGGCCCGGGCAGCGCGTCGGCTATGTCCAGCTCGACCTGACGCGGCGCGGGCGCGACGTGCGCGCCTATGTTTCGGCGCTCGAAGGCTGGGTGATCGACGCGCTCGCGCTGCTCGGCGTCGAGGCGCGGCGCGCCGAGGGACGGATCGGCATCTGGACCGACGACGCGGAGGGCCGCGAGGCGAAGATCGGCGCGATCGGCGTGCGCGTGAAACGCTGGGTGACGATGCACGGCTTTTCGCTGAACGTCGCGCCCGACCTGTCGCATTTCGGCGGGATCGTGCCGTGCGGCATCGCTGAATTTCCGGTGACCAGCCTCGCCGCGCTCGGCAAGGCTGCGACCTTCGCCGACGTCGACGCGGCGCTGGCCCGGACCTTGCCCGCCTTTCTCGACAAGCTCGGGCCGAAAGACTAGGAGCCTGCCATGACCCGCAACCTTCTCGCCTCGCTCCCCCTGCTCGTCCTCGCCGCCTGCGGCGGCGGCGACAGCACGGCCAAATCGACGACGACGCTCGACGCGGTCGAGGTCCAGCCGGGATCGGTGAGCGATGCGATGATCATCCTCGACAATGTGGCGAGCGACGGCACCGCGGTCGACAACAGCATTCCCGAGGACGAAACGAAGAAGGACGCGCCCAAGGCCGAAGAGGCGAGCGAAAGCGACGAAGCCGCGAGCGATGACGGCGACGATCCCGACGCGGTCGACATGCCGGTCGCGAAAAAGGCGATCACAGGCGACAGCGCCGCCAAGAAGGGCGAGTAACGCCGGAAGCGTGATCGACCTTTATTGATAAAGCCGTGTGCTCCCGCGCAGGCGGGAGCCCATCTCCGGTTGGTGCCATTCAGAACCGGCAGGAGATGGGTCCCCGCCTTCGCGGGGACACGGGGAATTCAATCAAAGATGATCGAGCCCCTAACGCAGCCCCAGATGCTTGTGCGTCTGGAGCGACAGGCGCCAGCGCGGATCGGCCATCACCAGATCGATGCAAGCCTGCACATTTGCGGCGGCGTGCGGATCGTCGAGCGGCTGGACGAGCAGATGTTTGAAGTCGAGCGCTGCGAGCCGCGCGACGTCGCTGCCCGGCTGCGGCCAGACGAGCTTCAACTCGTCACCGCTCGTCTGCACCAGCTCGCTCCCCGCCTTCGGGCTGACGCAGATCCAGTCGATGCTGCGCGGGATCGGCAGCGTGCCATTGCTTTCGATCGCGACGGTGAAACCGCGATCGTGCAGCGCGCCCACCAGCGCGTCGTCGACCTGCAGCATCGGCTCGCCGCCGGTGAGCACGACATAGCGGTCTTCGCCGCCCTCGCCCCAGCTTTCGGCGATGACGTCGGCGAGCGCCGCGGCGGACCTATACTTGCCGCCCAGCGTGCCGTCGGTGCCGACGAAATCGGTATCGCAGAATTGGCAGACGGCCTTGGCGCGGTCCTTCTCGCGGCCGGTCCAGAGATTGCACCCGGCAAAGCGGCAGAAGACCGCGCGGCGGCCCGCCTGCGCGCCCTCCCCTTGCAGGGTGAGGAAAATCTCTTTGACGGCGTAGACCATCGGTTCAGGCGTAGCGCGTCGGGTCGGCGAGACCCGCGTCGGCGAAGCCCTTCGATCGCAGGCGGCAGCTGTCGCACAAGCCGCAGTGCAGCCCTTCGGGCGTCGGATCGTAGCACGACCAGCTCATTCCCGCGTCCATGCCGAGCCGCGCCGCTTCAGCGGCAATGTCCGCCTTGGTCATATGCTGGAGCGGCGCGTGGATGCGAAATTCGACGCCCTTGTCGCCGTCGCGCGTCGCCAGCGCCGCGAGCTTTTCGAAGCCCTGGATGAATTCGGGGCGGCAGTCGGGATAGCCCGAATAGTCGAGCGCATTGACCCCGATGACAATGTCCTGCGCTTGCCGTGCCTCGGCGAGCCCGAGCGTCAGCGACAGGAAGATGAGGTTGCGCGCGGGGACATAGGTGATCGGCACATCGTCGCCCCCCTCCACTGCGGGAACGCCGTCCTTGGGCACGTCGATGTCGGCGGTCAGCGCCGAGCCGCCGAAGCGGCGGAGGTCGAGCGGCAGCACGATATGTTCGGCGGCGCCGACATGGCCGGCGATGCGCGCCGCGGATTCGAGTTCGACGCGGTGGCGCTGGTTATAGTCGATCGTCAGCGCGACAATCCGCGCGCCCGCCTCGCGCGCGAGCCCCGCGCAGACCATCGAGTCGAGCCCGCCCGACAGGAGGACGATCACGCTTTTTCCGGAAACTTGCTGCATCGGCGCCAGATAGGCCTCCGACAATCATCGCGCAACTCCCCTACCGCTTGCGGGAGGGGCAGCGAGACTTGCGAGCTTGCTCGCTAGGGTCTCAGACCCTAGTCGCAGCCGGGTGGGCCGCAGGCCCACCCCTAACCCCTCCCGCAAGCGGGAGGGGAACTTAAAAAGAAACGGGCCGCGAGGCGGTCGCCGCACGGCCCAGTTCGGCATGACAGCCGTTAGGGAGAATGGCACACATATGCCATGCCCACCGTCCTAAAGTGGAATGGTTAATATATCATTGGAAACCACCTGGGTCGTCATCCCGGCGAAGGCCGGGATCTCGCCGGTGCGTCGGAATGCGAGGGTGAGATCCCGGCCTTCGCCGGGGTGACGATGGAATAAGGCCGGGCTCGCCCTGTGCTCAGCAGCCGCCCGTGCGCCGCGCCTCGATCGCCTGCGAGAAGGGCCTGCCCTCGGCAATGCCCTGCGTGTCGATCTGGACGAGCCGGTTCGTTTCGCTGCGGATCGTCGTGCGGCCGTGCCCCGCGCCCGGGCAGGTATAGTGGACGGTCACCGAACTCGGCGTATCCTCGATCACATAGCGCGAACAGGTCGCGCCCGGGTGATAGACCTGGATCATCCGCCGCGCGTCGCCAAGGCACATCGTCTGGACGACCGCGTCCTTGCCGCGTTCGCGCAGTTGCCAGCTGCCCTTTTCGAGCCGGTCGAGCATCGCCAGCGAAGGCGCCTGCGCCGGCACCGCCGTTGCCGCGCCCGCAAGACCGAGCACCACCAAAGAATATCGCACGAAGGGAGAGAAGATCGCCATTTTCACCTGTCCATTGACCACCCGCACGCGGGCTGGATGCGACCCCGTTGCCCATAGCTAACAATGCGGCGCCCCCTTTTCAACCGCTTGGCGCTCGATTCGCCCGTTTCGTCGTCGGGCTTGGCCGGTTCTCTTCGGCTATTCGGCGCGATCGTGCGTCGCGATCTCGT from uncultured Sphingopyxis sp. carries:
- the petA gene encoding ubiquinol-cytochrome c reductase iron-sulfur subunit, which gives rise to MASETELNAGIEDGVRRRDFINIAAVSFAGVGAVAVVLPLVNQMNPSGDVLALSSTEIDISAIQAGQAIKTSWRKQPVFVRNLTPAEIAEAKKVPLSDLRDPQTIDERTKPGKENWLITLGVCTHLGCVPLGAAEGENRGDFGGYFCPCHGSHYDTAARIRKGPAPTNLVVPPYEFTSDTVVTIG
- a CDS encoding tRNA (cytidine(34)-2'-O)-methyltransferase yields the protein MEIALFQPDIAGNVGTILRTAACFGAPAHIIEPCGFPFGDAALKRAGMDYAVRANVRRHPGWDAFRQWAQIGGQRIVLLTTAGATPLPDFAFGAGDVLLFGSESAGVPRHVHDAAAARVAIPMQPGFRSLNVAVAAGIALAEALRQTKGFPA
- the hemF gene encoding oxygen-dependent coproporphyrinogen oxidase, with protein sequence MITLDPQQQNARDWFESLRDRICAEFEAIEAEAGSDARFSYTPWDREAEGLAPGQGGGGVRGVMTGQVFEKVGVNVSTVGGQFAPDFAASIHGAAEDPSFFATGISLVAHMANPHVPAVHMNTRFLATTKRWFGGGADLNPPIPYQEDTDAFHARLRAACAPFGPDVYERYAKWAEDYFYIPHRGVHRGVGGIFYDHLECGDDAEYDRNFQLTQAVGEAFLDIFPQIVRRRMGLPFTEAERDAQLIWRGRYAEFNLVYDRGTLFGLKTGGNIDAILMSLPPLAKWA
- the lipB gene encoding lipoyl(octanoyl) transferase LipB; this translates as MPPLSPPEWTISPGLTAYDAALADMETRAAAIHTGGAGERIWLLEHPPLYTAGTSADPAELLDPQFPVYDAGRGGRYTYHGPGQRVGYVQLDLTRRGRDVRAYVSALEGWVIDALALLGVEARRAEGRIGIWTDDAEGREAKIGAIGVRVKRWVTMHGFSLNVAPDLSHFGGIVPCGIAEFPVTSLAALGKAATFADVDAALARTLPAFLDKLGPKD
- the queE gene encoding 7-carboxy-7-deazaguanine synthase; its protein translation is MVYAVKEIFLTLQGEGAQAGRRAVFCRFAGCNLWTGREKDRAKAVCQFCDTDFVGTDGTLGGKYRSAAALADVIAESWGEGGEDRYVVLTGGEPMLQVDDALVGALHDRGFTVAIESNGTLPIPRSIDWICVSPKAGSELVQTSGDELKLVWPQPGSDVARLAALDFKHLLVQPLDDPHAAANVQACIDLVMADPRWRLSLQTHKHLGLR
- the queC gene encoding 7-cyano-7-deazaguanine synthase QueC, producing MQQVSGKSVIVLLSGGLDSMVCAGLAREAGARIVALTIDYNQRHRVELESAARIAGHVGAAEHIVLPLDLRRFGGSALTADIDVPKDGVPAVEGGDDVPITYVPARNLIFLSLTLGLAEARQAQDIVIGVNALDYSGYPDCRPEFIQGFEKLAALATRDGDKGVEFRIHAPLQHMTKADIAAEAARLGMDAGMSWSCYDPTPEGLHCGLCDSCRLRSKGFADAGLADPTRYA